A genomic region of Acipenser ruthenus chromosome 9, fAciRut3.2 maternal haplotype, whole genome shotgun sequence contains the following coding sequences:
- the LOC117405149 gene encoding translationally-controlled tumor protein homolog, protein MIIYKDIISGDEMFSDIYKIKESANGLCYEVEGKIVSRTVGDIDDSLIGGNASAELQDEGTESSTVSGVDIVLNHKLSETGFTKESFKQYIKDYMKAIKAKLEETAPDRVKPFMTGASEQVKTILGNLKNYQFYTGESMNPEGMVGFLDYREDGVTPYILFFKDGLELEKC, encoded by the exons ATGATCATTTACAAGGATATCATCAGCG GAGATGAAATGTTCTCCGACATCTACAAAATCAAAGAGTCTGCCAACGGCCTCTGCTATGAAGTAGAGGGAAAG ATTGTCAGCAGAACAGTTGGGGACATTGATGATTCTCTTATCGGTGGCAATGCCTCAGCAGAGCTTCAGGATGAGGGAACAGAATCTTCAACAGTCAGTGGAGTGGACATCGTTTTAAACCACAAACTGTCCGAAACGGGCTTCACCAAGGAATCGTTCAAACAGTACATCAAAGACTACATGAAGGC AATCAAAGCAAAACTGGAAGAGACTGCACCAGACAGAGTAAAACCATTTATGACTGGTGCTTCAGAACAAGTTAAAACTATTCTTGGAAACTTAAAGAATTATCAG TTTTACACAGGTGAATCCATGAACCCTGAAGGTATGGTGGGCTTCCTAGACTACCGTGAGGATGGGGTCACTCCATACATTCTGTTCTTCAAGGATGGTCTGGAACTTGAGAAATGT
- the LOC117405387 gene encoding kidney mitochondrial carrier protein 1, with protein MSNFNWKPFVYGGLASVTAECGTFPIDLTKTRLQVQGQVSDAQHKEIRYRGMVHALVQIYKEEGLKALYSGIAPAVLRQASYGTIKIGTYQSFKRLFVDSPEEESLPVNVLCGVLSGVISSSIANPTDVLKIRMQAQGRIMSGGMIGNFIDIYQQEGTRGLWKGVSLTAQRAAIVVGVELPVYDLTKKHLIKSGHMGDTVYTHFVSSFVCGLAGALTSNPIDVVRTRMMNQRSIRGGTCAGYKGTLDCLLQTWRTEGFFALYKGFFPNWLRLGPWNIIFFLTYEQLKKIEV; from the exons ATGTCTAACTTCAACTGGAAGCCTTTTGTTTATGGAGGTTTGGCTTCTGTAACCGCTGAATGTG GTACCTTCCCTATTGACCTCACCAAGACCCGTCTTCAGGTGCAAGGCCAGGTCAGTGATGCCCAACACAAAGAGATTCGATACCGGGGGATGGTTCACGCCCTTGTCCAGATATACAAAGAAGAAGGATTGAAAGCATTATATTCTGG gaTTGCCCCTGCTGTGCTGCGGCAGGCTTCCTATGGAACGATAAAGATTGGCACATACCAGAGCTTCAAACGCCTGTTTGTTGACAGCCCAGAAG aggagtccctgccGGTCAACGTTCTGTGTGGAGTTCTGTCTGGAGTGATCTCCTCTTCCATTGCAAACCCCACAGATGTATTGAAA ATACGAATGCAGGCTCAGGGACGCATCATGTCGGGAGGAATGATTGGTAATTTCATCGATATCTATCAGCAGGAAGGAACTCGTGGCCTTTGGAAA GGGGTGTCCCTGACCGCTCAGCGAGCAGCCATTGTGGTAGGAGTGGAGCTGCCAGTGTATGACCTCACAAAGAAGCACCTCATCAAGTCCGGGCACATGGGAGACACCGTCTACACGCACTTTGT CTCAAGCTTCGTATGTGGATTGGCAGGAGCTCTGACTTCCAATCCTATTGATGTAGTCCGGACTCGCATGATGAACCAGCGAAGCATTCGGGGCGGGACCTGTGCAGGCTACAAGGGCACACTTGATTGCTTACTGCAG acTTGGAGGACTGAAGGATTCTTTGCACTATACAAGGGTTTTTTTCCAAACTGGCTGAGACTTGGTCCATGGAACATCATT TTCTTCCTGACATACGAGCAGCTGAAAAAGATTGAGGTGTGA